A window from Primulina huaijiensis isolate GDHJ02 chromosome 11, ASM1229523v2, whole genome shotgun sequence encodes these proteins:
- the LOC140987461 gene encoding rRNA-processing protein fcf2-like produces the protein MSEDKALIGLSWQPKIPLLKSSSPKNESSSSKSNAGLSSLYKQNHQLVDGLFVPPNDPRYLNKLFKKQIKDTAGSNWFDMPAQTITPELKKDLQLLKLRSVIDPKRHYKKGDSKSKTLPKYFQASTVIESATEFYTGRLTKKERKASLADELLSDRTLGDYRKRKVREIEEVNRPAGVGKWKISKTGKRKLKKRKL, from the exons ATGTCTGAAGACAAAGCGTTAATTGGGCTTTCATGGCAACCTAAAATCCCCTTGTTAAAATCGTCATCTCCAAAAAACGAAAGCTCTTCGTCGAAAAGCAATGCTGGATTATCTTCCCTCTACAAGCAAAATCATCAGCTCGTAGATGGCCTTTTTGTTCCTCCGAATGACCCCAGATATCTGAATAAACTTTTTAAGAAACAAATCAAGGACACCGCTGGCAGCAATTG GTTTGACATGCCTGCTCAAACTATTACTCCGGAGCTGAAAAAAGATCTCCAGCTATTGAAG TTGAGAAGTGTCATTGATCCAAAGAGACACTATAAGAAGGGTGATTCAAAATCAAAAACACTTCCCAAGTATTTTCAGGCAA GCACTGTAATAGAGTCGGCAACAGAGTTCTACACAGGCAGGCTTACTAAGAAAGAGAGAAAAGCCAGCCTTGCTGATGAGCTGCTATCAGATAGAACCCTTGGAGACTATAG GAAACGCAAAGTTCGAGAAATTGAAGAAGTAAATCGGCCGGCTGGGGTGGGAAAATGGAAGATCAGCAAGACAGGAAAGCGGaagttgaagaaaagaaagcTCTAG
- the LOC140987858 gene encoding uncharacterized protein isoform X2, with product MQISDFGSAKADFGTDLAISTRSELDPAAWWQQHGINCLELQRIAVRILSQTCSSFGCEHNWSKHDRIYGDRHNRLAQTRLNEAMYVHYNLRLRERQIRKRSSDSVSLDSVLQESSLYDWVAETEKQALQEDEATTLFTDMEHGDAYEDDLLEFDEGSLEMASLTDMVEPLNVRTDAVSDDDQDLNFLDDDDEMTHY from the exons ATGCAG ATTTCCGACTTTGGTTCTGCAAAAGCTGATTTTGGAACTGATTTGGCTATCAGTACCAGATCAGAGCTTGATCCAG cTGCTTGGTGGCAACAACATGGGATTAATTGTTTGGAGCTGCAACGAATAGCAGTCCGTATACTAAGTCAAACTTGCTCGTCTTTTGGGTGTGAGCATAACTGGAGTAAGCATGATCGGATCTATGGAGATAGACACAATCGTTTGGCGCAAACAAGATTGAACGAGGCTATGTATGTTCACTACAATTTGAGGCTTCGTGAGCGCCAGATAAGAAAAAGGTCAAGCGACTCAGTGTCTCTTGACAGTGTTCTACAAGAAAGTTCATTGTATGATTGGGTTGCAGAGACAGAGAAACAAGCATTGCAAGAAGATGAG GCAACAACCCTTTTTACTGACATGGAACATGGGGATGCATATGAGGATGATTTGCTGGAGTTCGACGAGGGATCATTAGAGATGGCATCACTTACAGATATGGTAGAACCATTGAACGTTCGGACTGATGCAGTTTCAGATGATGATCAAGATCTTAACTTTCTTGATGACGATGACGAAATGACCCATTATTAG
- the LOC140989007 gene encoding large ribosomal subunit protein uL3m-like codes for MSAASRGLFSRLTRVYICRRTLTQAPPEPPIFCRSQLRAFTAEAENGDPASCRVIEAKPGIMTRDSKRTGAIAVKCGMTALWDKWGARIPITILWLDDNIVSQVKTPEKEGLCALQIGCGQKKEKHLRMPEVGHFRAQGVPMKRKLREFPVTEDALLPVGTTIGVRHFVPGQFVDVTGITKGKGFQGGMKRWGFKGMPASHGASLSHRSIGSTGQRDTPGKVFKGKKMPGHMGVDQRTVKNVWIHKIDPARNLMWVKGQVPGATGNFVFIKDAVYKKPDISLLPFPTYFTPEDEDQTTLEPLIADLGDADPFMAAD; via the exons ATGTCTGCCGCATCCAGAGGTCTCTTTTCTCGCCTAACCCGCGTCTACATCTGCCGCAGAACCCTCACGCAGGCCCCTCCCGAGCCGCCCATCTTCTGCCGCAGTCAGCTGAGAGCATTCACCGCTGAGGCAGAGAATGGTGATCCGGCGAGCTGCCGAGTCATCGAAGCAAAACCCGGGATAATGACCAGAGACTCGAAGAGGACTGGTGCAATCGCCGTTAAGTGTGGAATGACGGCGTTATGGGACAAGTGGGGCGCCAGGATTCCCATTACCATTCTTTGGCTGGATGATAACATCGTCTCCCAGGTCAAAACCCCCGAGAAGGAAGGCCTTTGTGCACTTCAG ATTGGGTGTGGACAAAAGAAAGAGAAGCATTTGAGAATGCCTGAAGTGGGCCATTTCAGAGCGCAGGGTGTGCCCATGAAAAGGAAGCTTAGGGAGTTTCCTGTGACTGAGGATGCTCTTCTTCCAGTTGGTACAACTATTGGTGTGCGCCATTTTGTTCCAGGGCAGTTTGTAGATGTCACCGGAATCACTAAAGGAAAAGGGTTCCAG GGTGGGATGAAACGATGGGGCTTCAAAGGTATGCCTGCATCTCATGGTGCATCATTATCTCACCGAAGTATTGGTTCTACTGGTCAGAGGGATACTCCAGGGAAG GTATTTAAAGGAAAGAAGATGCCTGGCCACATGGGTGTTGATCAAAGAACAGTAAAAAATGTATGGATACACAAAATTGATCCCGCTAGGAACTTAATGTGGGTGAAAGGCCAA GTTCCCGGAGCGACTGgcaattttgtttttataaaagatGCTGTGTACAAGAAACCAGACATTTCATTGCTTCCATTTCCTACTTATTTTACTCCTGAAGATGAAGATCAAACAACATTGGAACCTTTGATAGCTGACCTTGGTGATGCTGATCCTTTTATGGCCGCGGATTGA
- the LOC140987858 gene encoding uncharacterized protein isoform X1, translating to MKKEYTKGEELLRPSITWYASSFTTLLSLLHHRVGLRRMFQSDKWNSSNFSKSDEGKEVKSIVLDSLFWRKLQFVRRSVDPIIEVLHKINSDEKLSIPYVYNDIYMAKFAIKNNHNDDVCKYEALWSVIDDQWSSLFHHPLYLAAYFLNPSFRYRADFILHPDVVRGLNACIVRLEPDKLEESQHPCRCGHTCLSPLYSKGRVLTLLACSYSSNVLIYCPRFPTLVLQKLILELIWLSVPDQSLIQLLGGNNMGLIVWSCNE from the exons ATGAAAAAGGAATATACTAAAGGTGAGGAACTTCTGAGGCCGTCTATCACTTGGTATGCTTCGAGTTTCACCACGTTACTAAGTTTGCTTCATCATAGGGTTGGTCTTAGAAGAATGTTTCAGTCAGACAAGTGGAATTCCTCCAACTTTTCCAAGTCAGACGAGGGTAAAGAGGTGAAAAGTATTGTGCTGGATTCCTTGTTTTGGAGGAAGCTACAGTTTGTTAGAAGATCAGTGGACCCTATAATCGAAGTGCTTCACAAGATCAACAGTGATGAGAAACTCTCTATTCCATATGTTTACAACGATATTTACATGGCAAAGTTTGCGATTAAAAACAACCATAATGATGATGTATGCAAATACGAAGCCCTTTGGAGCGTGATTGACGATCAATGGAGCTCATTATTTCACCATCCCCTCTATCTGGCTGCTTATTTCCTCAATCCATCTTTCCGTTATCGTGCAGATTTTATTCTG CATCCGGATGTTGTACGAGGCCTGAATGCCTGCATTGTTAGATTAGAACCAGACAAGCTAGAAGAGTCTCAGCATCCATGCAGGTGTGGGCATACTTGTTTATCACCTTTGTATTCTAAAGGAAGAGTTCTAACCTTGCTTGCATGTTCATATTCTTCTAATGTTTTGATTTACTGTCCCAGATTTCCGACTTTGGTTCTGCAAAAGCTGATTTTGGAACTGATTTGGCTATCAGTACCAGATCAGAGCTTGATCCAG cTGCTTGGTGGCAACAACATGGGATTAATTGTTTGGAGCTGCAACGAATAG